Proteins co-encoded in one Apteryx mantelli isolate bAptMan1 chromosome 4, bAptMan1.hap1, whole genome shotgun sequence genomic window:
- the TALDO1 gene encoding transaldolase isoform X2, which yields MPAYQELVDDAVEYGKKLGGSEDEQIKNACDKLFVLFGAEILKRIPGRVSTEVDARLSFDKEGMIQRAKRLIDLYKEAGIGKDRILIKLSSTWEGIQAGKVLEEEYGIHCNMTLLFSFAQAVACAEAGVTLISPFVGRILDWYVANGDKKTYEPSEDPGVKSVTKIYNYYKKFGYKTIVMGASFRNTGEIKALAGCDYLTISPKLLAELSKEYAKLTPTLSVKDAQACDLEKIHLDEKAFRWHHNEDQMAVEKLSDGIRKFAADAVKLERMLKERMFSAENGK from the exons ATGCCAGCTTACCAGGAACTTGTGGATGATGCAGTTGAGTATGGGAAAAAACTTGGTGG GTCAGAAGATGAGCAGATCAAAAATGCTTGTGACAAACTTTTTGTATTATTTGGAGCTGAAATACTGAAGCGGATACCTGGCCGTGTGTCAACAGAAGTAGATGCAAG GTTGTCCTTTGATAAGGAAGGAATGATTCAGAGGGCCAAGCGCCTCATTGACCTTTATAAGGAAGCAGGAATTGGTAAAGATCGTATTCTCATAAAGCTCTCTTCAACATGGGAAGGGATCCAGGCTGGCAA GGTTCTGGAAGAGGAGTATGGGATTCACTGCAATATGACCTTGCTGTTCTCCTTTGCTCAGGCAGTTGCCTGCGCTGAAGCTGGAGTTACTCTGATTTCCCCATTTGTAGGACGTATCCTGGATTGGTACGTTGCAAATGGGGATAAGAAAACCTATGAGCCTTCAGAGGATCCAG GTGTGAAGAGTGTCACTAAGATCTATAATTACTACAAAAAGTTTGGCTACAAAACTATCGTGATGGGTGCTTCCTTTCGAAATACAGGAGAAATAAAAGCACTTGCAGGCTGCGACTATCTCACTATTTCACCCAAGCTTTTGGCAGAGCTCAGCAAAGAGTATGCCAAGTTAACTCCCACACTCAGTGTTAAAGATG CTCAGGCATGTGATCTTGAGAAGATCCACCTGGATGAGAAAGCATTCCGCTGGCACCACAATGAAGACCAAATGGCTGTGGAGAAGCTGTCAGATGGGATCAGAAAATTTGCTGCTGATGCAGTTAAACTGGAGAGAATGTTAAAG GAGCGAATGTTCAGTGCTGAAAATGGAAAGTAG
- the TALDO1 gene encoding transaldolase isoform X1, which yields MSVSPVKRQKMESVLDQLKHHTTVVADTGDFNAIDEYKPLDATTNPSLILAAAQMPAYQELVDDAVEYGKKLGGSEDEQIKNACDKLFVLFGAEILKRIPGRVSTEVDARLSFDKEGMIQRAKRLIDLYKEAGIGKDRILIKLSSTWEGIQAGKVLEEEYGIHCNMTLLFSFAQAVACAEAGVTLISPFVGRILDWYVANGDKKTYEPSEDPGVKSVTKIYNYYKKFGYKTIVMGASFRNTGEIKALAGCDYLTISPKLLAELSKEYAKLTPTLSVKDAQACDLEKIHLDEKAFRWHHNEDQMAVEKLSDGIRKFAADAVKLERMLKERMFSAENGK from the exons ATGTCGGTGTCCCCCGTGAAGCGGCAGAAGATGGAGTCGGTGCTGGACCAGCTCAAGCACCACACCACCGTGGTGGCCGACACCGGGGACTTCAACG CAATTGATGAGTACAAGCCCCTAGATGCCACTACAAACCCATCTCTGATACTAGCTGCTGCTCAGATGCCAGCTTACCAGGAACTTGTGGATGATGCAGTTGAGTATGGGAAAAAACTTGGTGG GTCAGAAGATGAGCAGATCAAAAATGCTTGTGACAAACTTTTTGTATTATTTGGAGCTGAAATACTGAAGCGGATACCTGGCCGTGTGTCAACAGAAGTAGATGCAAG GTTGTCCTTTGATAAGGAAGGAATGATTCAGAGGGCCAAGCGCCTCATTGACCTTTATAAGGAAGCAGGAATTGGTAAAGATCGTATTCTCATAAAGCTCTCTTCAACATGGGAAGGGATCCAGGCTGGCAA GGTTCTGGAAGAGGAGTATGGGATTCACTGCAATATGACCTTGCTGTTCTCCTTTGCTCAGGCAGTTGCCTGCGCTGAAGCTGGAGTTACTCTGATTTCCCCATTTGTAGGACGTATCCTGGATTGGTACGTTGCAAATGGGGATAAGAAAACCTATGAGCCTTCAGAGGATCCAG GTGTGAAGAGTGTCACTAAGATCTATAATTACTACAAAAAGTTTGGCTACAAAACTATCGTGATGGGTGCTTCCTTTCGAAATACAGGAGAAATAAAAGCACTTGCAGGCTGCGACTATCTCACTATTTCACCCAAGCTTTTGGCAGAGCTCAGCAAAGAGTATGCCAAGTTAACTCCCACACTCAGTGTTAAAGATG CTCAGGCATGTGATCTTGAGAAGATCCACCTGGATGAGAAAGCATTCCGCTGGCACCACAATGAAGACCAAATGGCTGTGGAGAAGCTGTCAGATGGGATCAGAAAATTTGCTGCTGATGCAGTTAAACTGGAGAGAATGTTAAAG GAGCGAATGTTCAGTGCTGAAAATGGAAAGTAG